Proteins from a genomic interval of Leifsonia shinshuensis:
- a CDS encoding WYL domain-containing protein, with translation MAERRRPMQAQDKLAFLLALVPYLMDRDRVTVAEAAEHFGVDEESMRDAVRLIAVSGIPGETNAYQPGDLFDISWDEFEDNDRIVLTHQVAIDDSPRFSAREAAALIAGLQYLTALPENADRDVIGSLMAKLARGASAAPSQVAVARSESDEALATIREAVIAGTQLEFDYLNSRGERERRRVDPLRVESADQDWYLRGWDHLRTAIRTFRLDRIDGLVATAEPITYRPGDLKLPETLFEGTPEDQLVTVEVSASAVPLIEDYIPDGAPRQERDGVIRTSVRVAHFHGLKRLVAGLAGVLTVLDPPEARQLVAEWARAGADRYR, from the coding sequence GTGGCTGAGCGCAGGCGACCGATGCAGGCGCAGGACAAGCTGGCGTTCCTGCTGGCGCTGGTGCCGTACCTGATGGACCGCGACCGGGTGACCGTCGCGGAGGCCGCCGAGCACTTCGGCGTGGACGAGGAGAGCATGCGCGACGCCGTGCGGCTCATCGCCGTCTCCGGCATCCCCGGCGAGACGAACGCGTACCAGCCGGGCGACCTGTTCGACATCTCCTGGGACGAGTTCGAGGACAACGACCGCATCGTCCTCACCCACCAGGTCGCGATCGACGACTCGCCCCGGTTCTCCGCCCGCGAGGCCGCCGCGCTCATCGCGGGCCTCCAGTACCTGACCGCGCTGCCGGAGAACGCCGACCGCGACGTGATCGGCTCGCTGATGGCCAAGCTCGCCCGCGGCGCGTCCGCGGCGCCCAGCCAGGTCGCTGTCGCCCGCTCGGAGTCGGACGAGGCGCTCGCCACCATCCGGGAGGCCGTCATCGCCGGCACCCAGCTGGAGTTCGACTACCTCAACTCGCGCGGCGAGCGCGAGCGCCGCCGGGTCGACCCGCTGCGCGTCGAGTCCGCCGACCAGGACTGGTACCTGCGCGGCTGGGACCACCTGCGCACGGCGATCCGGACCTTCCGGCTCGACCGCATCGACGGCCTGGTCGCCACCGCGGAGCCGATCACCTACCGGCCGGGCGACCTCAAGCTGCCGGAGACGCTGTTCGAGGGGACGCCGGAGGACCAGTTGGTCACCGTCGAGGTCTCCGCGTCCGCCGTCCCGCTCATCGAGGACTACATCCCGGACGGCGCGCCGCGCCAGGAGCGGGACGGCGTCATCCGCACGAGCGTCCGCGTCGCCCACTTCCACGGTCTCAAGCGCCTCGTGGCGGGCCTCGCCGGCGTCCTGACCGTGCTCGACCCGCCGGAGGCCAGGCAGCTCGTCGCGGAATGGGCGCGTGCGGGCGCCGACCGCTACCGTTAG
- a CDS encoding WYL domain-containing protein encodes MPRSSSSPARVPVEERLFSLVLALLATENGLTKNEILSTVQGYRQRYEAHGDNSSLERQFERDKDDIRELGVPLETVESPEAAGNNQLLRYRIPKGAYDLPQDVVFSPEEITLLGLAATVWREGSLSGESRRALMKLRSLGVEADEPVVGYAPRLRARESAFDPLSQALERHAIVQFPYLKPGESASRVRTVAPLALVQHQGRWHLQGIDQEAGGSRTFLLSRMVGPVKVTNRTFVPEGDDFAERALEDLERIWAANVAEIEVTAGTDAATRLRKRYGDAVPAEHPGGAFRLTVNFSDINILADQLAAFGPEVLVLSPEELRGKVVDRLIAVAEAHERPAPGAGEGRGRG; translated from the coding sequence GTGCCCCGATCCTCGTCTTCGCCCGCGCGCGTCCCGGTCGAGGAGCGTCTGTTCAGCCTCGTGCTGGCGCTGCTCGCGACCGAGAACGGCCTGACGAAGAACGAGATCCTCTCGACCGTCCAGGGCTACCGCCAGCGCTACGAGGCGCACGGCGACAACAGCAGCCTGGAGCGCCAGTTCGAGCGCGACAAGGACGACATCCGCGAGCTCGGCGTGCCGCTGGAGACCGTGGAGTCGCCGGAGGCGGCCGGGAACAACCAGCTGCTGCGCTACCGCATCCCGAAGGGCGCCTACGACCTCCCGCAGGACGTGGTCTTCTCCCCGGAGGAGATCACCCTGCTCGGCCTGGCCGCCACGGTCTGGCGCGAGGGGTCGCTGTCGGGGGAGTCGCGCCGCGCGCTCATGAAGCTGCGCTCGCTCGGCGTGGAGGCCGACGAGCCGGTCGTCGGCTACGCGCCGCGGCTGCGCGCGCGGGAGAGCGCGTTCGACCCGCTCAGCCAGGCGCTGGAGCGGCACGCGATCGTCCAGTTCCCCTACCTCAAGCCCGGTGAGAGCGCGTCCCGCGTGCGCACGGTGGCGCCGCTCGCGCTCGTGCAGCACCAGGGCCGCTGGCACCTGCAGGGCATCGACCAGGAGGCCGGCGGCTCGCGCACCTTCCTGCTCTCCCGGATGGTCGGCCCGGTCAAAGTCACCAACCGCACCTTCGTGCCGGAGGGAGACGACTTCGCCGAGCGCGCGCTCGAGGACCTCGAGCGGATCTGGGCGGCCAACGTGGCCGAGATCGAGGTGACGGCGGGAACCGACGCCGCGACGCGGCTGCGCAAGCGCTACGGCGACGCCGTCCCCGCCGAGCACCCGGGCGGGGCGTTCCGCCTGACCGTGAACTTCTCCGACATCAACATCCTCGCCGACCAGCTCGCGGCGTTCGGCCCGGAGGTGCTGGTGCTCTCGCCCGAGGAGCTGCGCGGCAAGGTGGTCGACCGGCTGATCGCGGTCGCCGAGGCGCACGAGCGGCCCGCTCCGGGCGCGGGGGAGGGACGGGGCCGTGGCTGA
- a CDS encoding peptidylprolyl isomerase encodes MRTATALGRSSAALLAVGIAAAALTGCSSNPNADCGSALKSGQASSLVTATGPIGSEPTISMPTPVDTTTSQRTILTTGTGQPVINGQMVEIQYTLLDGQTGQVGEKGSYGGDTTPITIGNSNAAISNGLLCAPVGSRVAVAISPKDSGGAGSGNTTILVADIMHAYLPAANGAVRPAVSGFPTVVLAPTGQPGITIPSSGGAPKTVRSEVLKEGDGEEVKATSQVVLHYTAVGWDQKNVVMSSWQSKSPDIVSMSTGQSALNQALPQEVLKPLIGQKVGSQLVIEAPANGNVPAAAWVVDILGIR; translated from the coding sequence GTGCGCACTGCTACCGCACTCGGAAGATCGTCCGCTGCCCTCCTCGCCGTCGGCATCGCCGCCGCGGCGCTGACCGGATGTTCGTCCAACCCGAACGCCGACTGCGGCTCCGCGCTGAAGAGCGGTCAGGCGTCGTCGCTGGTGACGGCCACGGGACCGATCGGCAGCGAGCCGACGATCAGCATGCCGACGCCCGTCGACACGACGACGTCGCAGCGCACGATCCTCACCACCGGGACCGGCCAGCCGGTCATCAACGGCCAGATGGTCGAGATCCAGTACACGCTCCTCGACGGCCAGACCGGCCAGGTCGGCGAGAAGGGCAGCTACGGCGGCGACACCACGCCGATCACGATCGGCAACTCCAACGCCGCCATCAGCAACGGCCTGCTCTGCGCGCCGGTCGGCTCCCGCGTCGCCGTCGCGATCTCGCCGAAGGACTCCGGCGGCGCCGGGTCGGGCAACACGACGATCCTCGTCGCCGACATCATGCACGCCTACCTGCCCGCGGCCAACGGCGCCGTCCGTCCCGCGGTCTCCGGCTTCCCGACCGTCGTGCTCGCGCCGACCGGCCAGCCGGGCATCACGATCCCGTCCTCCGGCGGCGCCCCCAAGACGGTGCGCAGCGAGGTCCTCAAGGAGGGCGACGGCGAGGAGGTCAAGGCCACCTCGCAGGTCGTCCTGCACTACACCGCCGTGGGCTGGGACCAGAAGAACGTGGTCATGAGCAGCTGGCAGAGCAAGTCGCCCGACATCGTGTCGATGAGCACCGGGCAGAGCGCGCTCAACCAGGCGCTGCCGCAGGAGGTCCTCAAGCCGCTGATCGGCCAGAAGGTCGGCTCGCAGCTGGTCATCGAGGCACCGGCCAACGGCAACGTCCCCGCCGCCGCCTGGGTGGTCGACATCCTCGGCATCCGCTGA
- a CDS encoding tRNA (adenine-N1)-methyltransferase has protein sequence MSAENSSEGRRSSGPFRVGDRVQLTGPKGRMNTITLEPGKLFHSHRGVLAHDAIIGLPDGSVVVNNAGVEHLALRPLLNDFVMSMPRGAAIIYPKDAAQILALADIFPGATVVEAGVGSGALSLWLLRAIGPEGRLLSFERREEFADVARANAATFLGGDPANWTVTVGDLQEELTAAVEPASVDRVVLDMLAPWETLDAVTAALKPGGVVLCYVATVTQLSRVAEAIRATGHYTHPQSSETMVRGWHVEGLAVRPDHRMIAHTGFLITARRLAPDTVLPELKRRPSKSDYDDADVEAWTPGALGERQSSPKSLRKRMREAEASAALARDGGAEAAADAGAGDERDPHVD, from the coding sequence ATGAGCGCCGAGAACTCGAGCGAGGGCCGTCGGAGCTCCGGCCCGTTCCGGGTGGGCGACCGCGTCCAGCTGACCGGCCCCAAGGGCCGCATGAACACGATCACCCTGGAGCCGGGCAAGCTCTTCCACAGCCACCGCGGCGTGCTGGCGCACGACGCCATCATCGGCCTGCCCGACGGCTCGGTCGTCGTCAACAACGCCGGCGTCGAGCACCTGGCGCTGCGCCCGCTGCTCAACGACTTCGTCATGTCGATGCCGCGCGGCGCCGCGATCATCTACCCGAAGGACGCCGCGCAGATCCTCGCGCTGGCCGACATCTTCCCCGGCGCCACGGTCGTGGAGGCCGGCGTCGGCTCCGGCGCGCTGTCGCTGTGGCTGCTGCGCGCGATCGGTCCGGAAGGCCGGTTGCTGTCGTTCGAGCGCCGCGAGGAGTTCGCCGATGTGGCCCGCGCCAACGCAGCGACCTTCCTCGGCGGGGACCCGGCGAACTGGACGGTCACCGTCGGCGACCTGCAGGAGGAGCTGACCGCCGCCGTCGAGCCGGCGAGCGTCGACCGGGTGGTGCTCGACATGCTCGCGCCGTGGGAGACGCTGGACGCCGTCACCGCGGCGCTGAAGCCCGGCGGCGTCGTGCTCTGCTACGTCGCCACGGTGACGCAACTCTCCCGCGTCGCCGAGGCGATCCGCGCGACCGGCCACTACACGCACCCGCAGTCGAGCGAGACGATGGTCCGCGGCTGGCACGTCGAGGGCCTCGCCGTGCGCCCCGACCACCGGATGATCGCCCACACCGGCTTCCTGATCACCGCCCGCCGCCTGGCGCCGGACACCGTCCTGCCCGAGCTCAAGCGCCGGCCGTCGAAGAGCGACTACGACGACGCCGACGTCGAGGCCTGGACGCCCGGCGCGCTGGGGGAGCGGCAGTCGAGCCCGAAGAGCCTGCGCAAGCGGATGCGGGAGGCCGAGGCCAGCGCGGCGCTCGCCCGCGACGGCGGCGCGGAGGCCGCGGCGGACGCCGGCGCCGGTGACGAGCGCGACCCGCACGTCGACTAG
- a CDS encoding HAD family hydrolase, whose protein sequence is MTDLTTHPLPAAVLWDMDGTLVDTEPYWMASEQELVGSFGGTWTHDDGLLLVGLGLWNSAEILRSRGVAMDPDEIVHWLTERVRQRLAEQGVPWRPGARELLRSLRDQGVRTALVTMSVRSMAEQIVAAIPFDAFDIIVSGDEVIEPKPHPAPYLRAAELLGVEPGDAVAIEDSLVGLSSAVASGAATIGVPHIVPLPESDEHTLWDTLEGRTADDIAAVAAGRRAVIDQPTVIDQEDAR, encoded by the coding sequence GTGACCGATCTGACCACGCACCCGCTGCCGGCCGCCGTCCTCTGGGACATGGACGGCACCCTCGTCGACACCGAGCCGTACTGGATGGCCTCCGAGCAGGAGCTCGTCGGCTCGTTCGGCGGCACCTGGACCCACGATGACGGACTGCTGCTGGTCGGCCTCGGGCTCTGGAACTCGGCCGAGATCCTGCGCTCGCGCGGGGTGGCGATGGACCCGGACGAGATCGTGCACTGGCTGACCGAGCGGGTGCGCCAGCGGCTGGCCGAGCAGGGCGTCCCGTGGCGGCCCGGCGCGCGCGAGCTGCTCCGGTCGCTGCGCGATCAGGGTGTGCGCACAGCGCTGGTGACCATGTCGGTGCGCAGCATGGCGGAGCAGATCGTCGCGGCCATCCCGTTCGACGCCTTCGACATCATCGTCAGCGGCGACGAGGTCATCGAGCCGAAGCCGCATCCGGCGCCGTACCTGCGCGCCGCCGAGCTGCTGGGCGTCGAGCCCGGCGACGCCGTGGCGATCGAGGACTCCCTGGTCGGGCTGTCCTCGGCCGTGGCGTCGGGGGCCGCGACGATCGGCGTCCCGCACATCGTGCCGCTGCCGGAGTCGGACGAGCACACGCTGTGGGACACGCTGGAGGGCCGCACGGCCGACGACATCGCGGCCGTGGCCGCCGGGCGGCGCGCCGTCATCGATCAGCCGACCGTCATCGATCAGGAGGACGCACGATGA
- a CDS encoding PAC2 family protein, whose amino-acid sequence MTDAKNILGGRILVVAFEGWNDAGEAASGAVKTLKEQLDVVPIAEVDPELYFDFQFNRPVVTDDDGRRRLVWPSAVVMGPARPGRVGDALAGDAELDVTGDNSGNIYLLLGTEPSRSWRSFTAEIMDAALAEDIGVIVFLGAMLADVPHTRPISVFASSESAAVRAELGIERSTYEGPVGILSALAEGAEDVGIPSISIWASVPHYVHNAPSPKAVLALIDKLEELVDVTIPRGSLVEEAAAWEAGIDALASDDEEMAAYIQQLEQARDTVDSPEASGEAIAQEFERYLRRRGDGRDGRDGKAGDDPRRG is encoded by the coding sequence GTGACTGACGCGAAGAACATCCTCGGCGGCCGCATCCTGGTTGTGGCCTTCGAAGGGTGGAACGACGCAGGCGAAGCGGCCAGCGGCGCCGTGAAGACGCTCAAGGAGCAGCTCGACGTCGTCCCCATCGCCGAAGTGGATCCGGAGCTCTACTTCGACTTCCAGTTCAACCGCCCGGTGGTCACCGACGACGACGGCCGCAGGCGCCTGGTCTGGCCGTCCGCGGTCGTCATGGGCCCCGCCCGGCCGGGGAGGGTCGGCGACGCGCTCGCGGGCGACGCCGAGCTCGACGTCACCGGCGACAACTCCGGCAACATCTACCTCCTGCTCGGCACGGAGCCGTCGCGCAGCTGGCGCAGCTTCACGGCCGAGATCATGGACGCCGCGCTCGCCGAGGACATCGGCGTGATCGTCTTCCTCGGCGCGATGCTGGCCGACGTTCCGCACACCCGGCCGATCTCGGTCTTCGCCTCCAGCGAGTCGGCGGCCGTGCGCGCCGAGCTCGGCATCGAGCGCTCCACCTACGAGGGGCCGGTCGGCATCCTCAGCGCGCTCGCCGAGGGTGCGGAGGACGTCGGCATCCCCTCCATCTCGATCTGGGCGTCCGTGCCGCACTACGTGCACAACGCGCCGAGCCCGAAGGCGGTCCTCGCCCTCATCGACAAGCTCGAAGAGCTGGTCGACGTCACGATCCCGCGCGGGTCGCTGGTCGAGGAGGCCGCCGCCTGGGAGGCCGGGATCGACGCGCTCGCCTCCGACGACGAGGAGATGGCCGCCTACATCCAGCAGCTGGAGCAGGCCCGCGACACCGTCGACTCCCCCGAGGCCAGCGGCGAGGCGATCGCCCAGGAGTTCGAGCGCTACCTCCGCCGCCGCGGCGACGGGCGGGACGGCCGCGACGGCAAGGCGGGCGACGACCCGCGCCGGGGCTGA
- a CDS encoding undecaprenyl-diphosphate phosphatase — MEFLNALILGVVQGLTEFLPISSSAHIRIVGTLLGTGADPGARFTAIIQLGTEAAVLLYFWRDIARIVSRWFQALLGRIPRNDPDARMGWLVIVGSVPIVVLGLLFQDAIETTFRSLWIVATTLIVFGILLGVADRVGAKTRRLKELTWGNGIVFGFAQALALIPGVSRSGGTITAGLFMGYQRRAAARYSFLLAIPAVFGSGLYQLFKAFKEPCTEALAQAGTCTAEVFGPVETAAATVVAFVVGIVVIAFFMGYISRRSFLPFVVYRIGLGGLLMVLLGTGTLEA; from the coding sequence GTGGAATTCCTCAACGCCCTCATCCTGGGTGTCGTCCAGGGACTCACCGAGTTCCTGCCGATCTCCTCCAGCGCCCACATCCGCATCGTCGGGACGCTGCTGGGCACCGGAGCAGACCCCGGCGCCCGCTTCACCGCGATCATCCAGCTCGGCACCGAGGCCGCGGTGCTGCTGTACTTCTGGCGCGACATCGCGCGCATCGTCAGCCGCTGGTTCCAGGCCCTGCTCGGCCGGATCCCGCGCAACGATCCCGACGCCCGGATGGGCTGGCTGGTGATCGTCGGCAGCGTCCCGATCGTGGTGCTGGGGCTGCTCTTCCAGGACGCGATCGAGACGACCTTCCGCTCGCTCTGGATCGTGGCGACGACGCTCATCGTCTTCGGCATCCTGCTCGGCGTCGCCGACCGCGTCGGCGCGAAGACCCGGCGGCTGAAGGAGCTCACCTGGGGGAACGGGATCGTCTTCGGTTTCGCCCAGGCGCTCGCCCTGATCCCCGGCGTCTCGCGCTCCGGCGGCACGATCACGGCCGGCCTGTTCATGGGCTACCAGCGCCGTGCGGCCGCGCGCTACTCGTTCCTGCTGGCGATCCCCGCCGTGTTCGGCAGCGGGCTGTACCAGCTGTTCAAGGCGTTCAAGGAACCCTGCACGGAGGCGCTGGCCCAGGCAGGCACGTGCACCGCCGAGGTGTTCGGCCCGGTCGAGACCGCGGCCGCGACGGTCGTCGCCTTCGTGGTCGGAATCGTCGTGATCGCCTTCTTCATGGGCTACATCTCGCGGCGCAGCTTCCTGCCGTTCGTCGTCTATCGCATCGGGCTCGGCGGGCTGCTGATGGTCCTGCTGGGGACGGGCACGCTGGAGGCCTGA
- a CDS encoding M20/M25/M40 family metallo-hydrolase, producing MTDTPDTALDETAVIARDLIRFDTTNYGEGRSNGETDAAEYVEARLRALGLAPQLFESDPGRTSVVARVEGRNSAKPALVVHGHLDVVPADPRNWSVDPFGGVVKDGLLWGRGAVDMKNMDAMILTAVGDILAAGEQPERDLVLAFFADEEDGGRRGSHFLVDTQPQLFAGATEAISEVGGYSIELGGRRAYLLQTGEKSLVWIKLIARGRAAHGSRLIRDNAITKLAEAVVAIGRREWPIQLTDTTTRLVAELGRLLDVDPEQVGPDEVVIRTGTAAGFILATLRTTSNPTLLEAGYKHNVIPDTAEALVDIRTLPGEEDRVLAEVRELIGDDVEIQVMHRDIGLEAEFGGELVDAITGTLERHDPGAPVLPYLLSGGTDNKALSRLGITGYGFAPLRLPSDLDFPGMFHGVDERVPLEALVFGRSVLRDLLRSY from the coding sequence ATGACCGACACTCCCGACACCGCCCTCGACGAGACCGCCGTCATCGCGCGCGACCTCATCCGGTTCGACACCACCAACTACGGGGAGGGCCGGTCCAACGGCGAGACCGACGCGGCCGAGTACGTCGAGGCGCGGCTGCGCGCGCTCGGCCTCGCCCCACAGCTGTTCGAGTCCGACCCGGGCCGCACGAGCGTCGTCGCCCGCGTGGAGGGCCGCAACAGCGCCAAGCCCGCCCTCGTCGTGCACGGCCACCTGGACGTCGTCCCCGCCGACCCGCGCAACTGGTCGGTCGACCCGTTCGGCGGCGTGGTGAAGGACGGCCTGCTCTGGGGCCGCGGCGCGGTCGACATGAAGAACATGGACGCCATGATCCTGACCGCGGTGGGCGACATCCTGGCCGCGGGGGAGCAGCCGGAGCGCGACCTGGTGCTCGCCTTCTTCGCCGATGAGGAGGACGGCGGCCGGCGCGGCTCGCACTTCCTGGTCGACACCCAGCCGCAGCTGTTCGCCGGGGCCACGGAGGCCATCAGCGAGGTCGGCGGCTACTCGATCGAGCTCGGCGGCCGGCGCGCGTACCTGCTGCAGACCGGGGAGAAGTCCCTGGTCTGGATCAAGCTGATCGCCCGCGGGCGCGCCGCGCACGGGTCGCGGCTGATCCGCGACAACGCCATCACGAAGCTGGCGGAGGCGGTGGTCGCGATCGGCAGGCGGGAGTGGCCGATCCAGCTGACCGACACCACCACCCGGCTCGTGGCCGAGCTCGGCCGGCTCCTCGACGTCGACCCGGAGCAGGTCGGCCCGGACGAGGTCGTCATCCGCACCGGCACCGCCGCCGGCTTCATCCTCGCCACGCTGCGCACCACGAGCAATCCGACGCTGCTGGAGGCCGGCTACAAGCACAACGTCATCCCGGACACCGCCGAGGCGCTGGTCGACATCCGGACGCTGCCGGGCGAGGAGGACCGCGTGCTCGCGGAGGTCCGTGAGCTGATCGGCGACGACGTGGAGATCCAGGTCATGCACCGCGACATCGGCCTGGAGGCGGAGTTCGGCGGCGAACTGGTGGACGCGATCACCGGCACCCTCGAGCGGCACGATCCCGGCGCCCCCGTGCTCCCGTACCTCCTCTCCGGGGGCACCGACAACAAGGCGCTGAGCCGGCTCGGGATCACCGGTTACGGCTTCGCGCCGCTGCGACTGCCGAGCGACCTCGACTTCCCCGGGATGTTCCACGGCGTCGACGAGCGGGTGCCGTTGGAGGCGCTAGTGTTCGGCAGGTCCGTCCTGCGCGACCTGCTGCGCAGCTACTGA
- a CDS encoding cation diffusion facilitator family transporter: MSPKPSEQSLFTVLFALGANILVALAKTIAAIITGSASMVAEAAHSWADSGNEVFLLQAERRARRPQDDLHPTGYGREAYVWSLFAAVGLFTAGAVVSILHGFAQLGSGEPDTDYLINYIVLAVAFVFESFSFVQSYGQARSRAAERDTGTLEHILSTSNPTLRAVVAEDAAALIGLVIAFFGVLLHELTGNAVFDAVGSILVGILLAVVAVVLIDRNRRFLLGEPAPDRVNQAALVSLLQHPQVERVTYLHLEYVGPERVFLVAAVDLIGDDPESDVADDLYAVEQAIQRNEHVAEAVLTLSRRGAPSLLPHDPDALEPR; this comes from the coding sequence ATGTCCCCCAAGCCGTCGGAGCAGAGTCTGTTCACGGTCCTCTTCGCGCTCGGCGCGAACATCCTCGTCGCGCTCGCGAAGACGATCGCGGCGATCATCACCGGGTCCGCGTCGATGGTCGCGGAGGCGGCGCACTCCTGGGCGGACTCCGGCAACGAGGTCTTCCTGCTGCAGGCCGAGCGGCGCGCGCGCCGGCCGCAGGACGACCTCCACCCCACCGGCTACGGCCGGGAGGCGTACGTCTGGTCGCTGTTCGCCGCCGTCGGGCTGTTCACGGCCGGCGCCGTCGTGTCGATCCTGCACGGGTTCGCCCAGCTCGGCAGCGGAGAGCCGGACACCGACTACCTGATCAACTACATCGTGCTCGCCGTCGCCTTCGTGTTCGAAAGCTTCTCGTTCGTGCAGTCCTACGGCCAGGCCCGGTCGAGGGCGGCCGAACGCGACACCGGGACGCTGGAGCACATCCTCAGCACCTCCAACCCGACACTGCGCGCGGTCGTCGCGGAGGACGCCGCCGCCCTCATCGGCCTGGTCATCGCGTTCTTCGGCGTGCTCCTCCACGAACTCACCGGCAACGCCGTGTTCGACGCGGTCGGCTCCATCCTGGTCGGCATCCTGCTGGCGGTCGTCGCGGTCGTGCTGATCGACCGCAACCGGCGCTTCCTGCTCGGCGAGCCGGCGCCGGACCGGGTCAACCAGGCGGCGCTCGTGTCGCTCCTGCAGCATCCGCAGGTCGAGCGGGTCACCTATCTGCATCTGGAGTACGTGGGACCGGAGCGGGTGTTCCTCGTCGCCGCCGTCGACCTGATCGGCGACGACCCGGAGTCCGATGTCGCCGACGATCTGTACGCGGTCGAGCAGGCGATCCAGCGCAACGAGCATGTCGCCGAGGCCGTGCTCACGCTGTCCCGGCGGGGCGCCCCCTCGCTGCTGCCGCACGACCCGGACGCGCTTGAGCCGAGATAG
- a CDS encoding helix-turn-helix transcriptional regulator: MASTGSRTLQLLSLLQTHRYWPGQELADRLEVSPRTLRRDVERLRDLGYPVDATRGVAGGYQLAAGASLPPLVVDDEEAVALAVGLRTAAQSGVAGVADASVRALAKVVQVMPPRLRRRVDALRVATLASELRPGPVVDAELLTVVAQACRDEERLVFSYVRRDGEASERTVEPHRLVSVGRRWYLVAYDLGRFDWRSFRLDRMAEPRPTGARFRPRALPAADAAEYVRASLAGAVDSLLVDAVVHAPLADVEQAIGRWAAASAEPAAADGTARTRVRITADSAEWALFGLAAVGAPFTIEGPEEVRELAALWGERFGSAARLVNR; encoded by the coding sequence ATGGCCAGCACCGGTTCGCGCACGCTCCAGCTCCTGTCGCTCCTGCAGACGCACCGCTACTGGCCGGGCCAGGAGCTCGCCGACCGGCTGGAGGTGTCGCCGCGCACGCTCCGCCGCGATGTCGAGCGGCTGCGCGACCTCGGCTACCCGGTCGACGCCACCCGCGGCGTCGCCGGCGGCTACCAGCTCGCGGCCGGGGCGTCGCTGCCCCCACTCGTGGTGGACGACGAGGAGGCCGTGGCGCTCGCCGTCGGGCTCCGCACCGCCGCGCAGAGCGGTGTCGCGGGCGTCGCGGACGCGTCGGTCCGCGCGCTCGCCAAGGTGGTCCAGGTCATGCCGCCCCGGCTCCGGCGGCGCGTGGACGCGTTGCGGGTCGCGACGCTCGCCTCCGAGCTGCGCCCGGGTCCGGTCGTGGACGCGGAGCTGCTGACTGTCGTCGCGCAGGCCTGCCGCGACGAGGAGCGGCTGGTGTTCTCCTACGTGCGCCGCGACGGGGAGGCCTCGGAGCGCACGGTCGAGCCGCACCGGCTGGTGTCCGTCGGCCGGCGCTGGTATCTCGTCGCCTACGACCTCGGCCGGTTCGACTGGCGCAGCTTCCGGCTCGACCGGATGGCGGAGCCGCGCCCGACCGGCGCCCGGTTCCGGCCGCGCGCGCTGCCCGCGGCGGACGCCGCCGAGTACGTCCGCGCCTCTCTCGCCGGCGCCGTCGACTCGCTGCTCGTCGACGCCGTCGTCCATGCGCCGCTCGCCGATGTGGAGCAGGCGATCGGCCGCTGGGCCGCCGCGTCCGCGGAGCCGGCCGCGGCGGACGGCACGGCACGGACCCGGGTGCGGATCACCGCGGACTCCGCCGAGTGGGCGCTCTTCGGGCTCGCCGCCGTCGGCGCACCCTTCACGATCGAGGGGCCGGAGGAGGTCAGGGAGCTGGCGGCGCTCTGGGGGGAACGATTCGGCAGCGCGGCTAGACTCGTCAACCGATGA